The proteins below are encoded in one region of Scomber japonicus isolate fScoJap1 chromosome 24, fScoJap1.pri, whole genome shotgun sequence:
- the LOC128354001 gene encoding uncharacterized protein LOC128354001, producing MGCLVKEQPEQRARNSLRELQEELVGHEPHSPPHTPEDLGETQEDRGQESPHSAQDLHAREALDPDTPQHQKRVKWPPASKASEWQKLDDDLEGILKATMKGGADRKLQIMATMVISIATERFGMIEKRAAAKPYSKNRRAEKISQLRRELRDLKNQFKGASEDLKPGLAEIRCVLRKKLLTLRRAEWHRRRAKERAKRRAAFLANPFGFTKQLLGQKRSGHLTCAKEEVDSYLHETYSDAVREEDLGEFRDLIKPPEPTCEFNIKAPTWKETQSVVKAARNNSAPGPNGIPYLVYKRCPKLLNCLWKILRAIWRRGIVAHQWRSAEGVWVPKEERSTTIEQFRTISLLNVEGKIFFSILSHRLSDFLLRNQYIDTSVQKGGIPGVPGCLEHSGVVTQLIREAREGKGNLSVLWLDLANAYGSIPHKLVEVALERHHVPCNIKALIMDYYNSFHLRFTSGAVTSERHRLEKGIITGCTISVILFALAMNMLVKSAEPECRGPTTKSGIRQPPIRAFMDDLTVTTTSVPGCRWILQGLEKLTTWARMRFKPEKSRSLVLKGGKVIDRFSFFLGDTQIPSVTEKPVKSLGKIFDCSLRDTASIRATNEQLDGWLKAVDKSGLPGKFKAWVYQHGNITGTAPFSPH from the exons ATGGGATGCTTGGTGAAAGAGCAGCCAGAGCAGCGCGCAAGGAACAGTCTCCGTGAGTTGCAGGAGGAGCTAGTGGGGCATGAGCCCCACAGCCCCCCACACACTCCAGAGGACCTTGGTGAGACGCAGGAGGACCGGGGCCAGGAGTCACCCCACAGTGCCCAGGACCTCCACGCTCGGGAAGCCCTAGATCCAGACACCCCACAACACCAAAAGCGGGTTAAGTGGCCTCCAGCCAGTAAAGCGAGTGAGTGGCAGAAGCTTGATGACGATTTGGAGGGTATCCTGAAAGCCACAATGAAAGGAGGGGCAGACAGGAAACTCCAAATAATGGCCACCATGGTCATTAGCATTGCCACTGAAAGGTTTGGAATGATTGAGAAGCGTGCTGCGGCAAAGCCTTACTCCAAGAACCGCAGGGCAGAAAAGATCTCACAGCTGCGACGGGAACTCAGGGACCTGAAGAACCAGTTCAAGGGCGCAAGTGAGGACCTGAAGCCGGGGCTGGCAGAGATTCGCTGTGTTCTGAGAAAGAAGTTGCTAACCCTCAGAAGAGCAGAGTGGCATCGGAGACGGGCAAAGGAAAGAGCAAAAAGGCGCGCTGCATTCCTAGCTAACCCCTTTGGGTTTACCAAACAGCTGCTAGGCCAGAAGCGCAGTGGACATCTAACCTGCGCAAAAGAGGAGGTAGACTCGTACCTCCACGAAACATACAGTGATGCAGTGAGGGAGGAGGATTTGGGTGAATTCAGAGACCTGATCAAGCCACCTGAGCCAACCTGTGAGTTTAACATCAAGGCCCCCACCTGGAAAGAAACTCAGTCAGTGGTCAAAGCTGCAAGGAACAACTCGGCTCCTGGACCCAATGGTATACCCTACCTGGTGTACAAGAGGTGCCCCAAGCTCCTGAACTGTCTCTGGAAAATCCTAAGGGCAATCTGGAGGCGAGGGATTGTTGCCCACCAATGGAGATCCGCAGAAGGGGTGTGGGTTCCGAAGGAAGAGAGGTCCACCACCATCGAGCAGTTTAGGACCATCTCGCTGCTCAATGTCGAGGGGAAGATATTTTTCAGTATCCTTTCCCACCGGCTGTCAGACTTCCTACTTCGAAACCAGTACATTGACACTTCAGTGCAAAAGGGTGGGATCCCAGGGGTACCAGGGTGCCTGGAACACAGTGGAGTGGTGACACAGCTGATAAGAGAGGCCCGAGAGGGGAAAGGGAACCTATCTGTGCTTTGGCTGGATCTAGCTAATGCATACGGCTCCATACCCCACAAGCTGGTGGAGGTGGCATTGGAGAGGCACCATGTCCCATGTAACATCAAGGCCTTAATCATGGACTACTATAACAGCTTCCACCTCAGATTCACTTCTGGTGCAGTTACATCAGAGCGCCACCGGCTTGAGAAAGGGATCATCACTGGATGTACCATTTCAGTGATTCTCTTTGCCTTGGCCATGAACATGCTGGTCAAGTCAGCCGAGCCGGAGTGCAGAGGGCCCACAACCAAGTCCGGCATCCGTCAGCCCCCCATCAGGGCGTTTATGGACGACCTGACTGTGACAACAACATCAGTACCAGGGTGCAGATGGATCCTCCAGGGCCTGGAGAAGCTTACCACCTGGGCCCGCATGCGCTTCAAACCAGAGAAATCCAGGTCTCTAGTCCTTAAGGGAGGGAAGGTGATTGACCGGTTCAGCTTCTTCCTTGGAGACACCCAGATTCCATCCGTCACAGAGAAGCCTGTGAAAAGCCTGGGGAAGATCTTCGACTGCTCCCTGAGGGATACAGCTTCCATCAGGGCCACCAATGAACAACTCGATGGCTGGCTAAAGGCAGTGGACAAATCTGGTCTCCCGGGGAAGTTCAAGGCATGGGTGTACCAGCATGGCAATATTACAG GTACCGCCCCCTTTTCTCCCCACTGA